A genomic region of Raphanus sativus cultivar WK10039 chromosome 6, ASM80110v3, whole genome shotgun sequence contains the following coding sequences:
- the LOC108810713 gene encoding glutamate decarboxylase 4-like: MVLSKTASESDVSIHSTFASRYVRTSLPRFEMPENSIPKEAAYQIINDELMLDGNPRLNLASFVTTWMEPECDKLMMESINKNYVDMDEYPVTTELQNRCVNMIARLFNAPLGDGEAAVGVGTVGSSEAIMLAGLAFKRQWQNKRKAQGLPYDKPNIVTGANVQVCWEKFARYFEVELKEVKLREGYYVMDPEKAVEMVDENTICVAAILGSTLTGEFEDVKLLNDLLVEKNKQTGWDTGIHVDAASGGFIAPFLYPELEWDFRLPLVKSINVSGHKYGLVYAGIGWVVWRTKSDLPDELIFHINYLGADQPTFTLNFSKGSSQVIAQYYQLIRLGFEGYRNVMDNCRENMMVLRQGLEKTGRFNIVSKENGVPLVAFSLKDSSRHDEFEVADTLRRFGWIVPAYTMPADAEHVTVLRVVIREDFSRTLAERLVADFEKVLHELDTLPARVQAKMVNGKANGVKKTEEEMTREVTAYWKKFVETKKSNKNRIC; encoded by the exons ATTTGAGATGCCTGAGAACTCGATCCCAAAGGAAGCAGCGTACCAAATCATCAACGACGAGCTAATGCTCGATGGTAACCCAAGGCTAAATCTAGCCTCATTCGTGACCACATGGATGGAGCCAGAATGCGACAAGCTCATGATGGAATCAATCAACAAGAACTACGTCGACATGGACGAGTACCCTGTCACCACCGAGCTTCAGAACCGATGCGTCAACATGATCGCGCGTCTCTTCAACGCACCGCTCGGTGACGGCGAGGCTGCTGTTGGCGTAGGCACCGTAGGATCGTCGGAGGCGATTATGTTGGCTGGATTGGCCTTCAAGAGACAGTGGCAGAATAAACGTAAGGCTCAAGGGCTTCCTTATGATAAGCCTAATATCGTAACCGGAGCTAATGTTCAG GTTTGCTGGGAGAAGTTCGCAAGGTATTTCGAGGTGGAACTGAAAGAAGTTAAGTTAAGAGAAGGATACTACGTGATGGACCCTGAGAAGGCGGTCGAAATGGTAGATGAGAACACAATCTGTGTTGCAGCAATTCTCGGTTCAACGCTAACCGGAGAATTCGAAGACGTTAAGCTCCTTAACGACCTCCTAGTcgagaaaaacaaacaaaccgg ATGGGATACGGGTATCCATGTGGACGCAGCGAGTGGTGGGTTTATCGCTCCTTTCTTGTATCCAGAACTGGAGTGGGATTTTCGTTTACCATTGGTTAAGAGCATAAATGTGAGTGGTCACAAATACGGTTTAGTTTACGCTGGAATCGGTTGGGTTGTATGGAGAACCAAATCCGATTTGCCTGATGAACTTATCTTCCATATCAACTATCTTGGCGCTGATCAACCGACCTTCACTCTCAACTTCTCCAAAG GTTCAAGTCAAGTGATTGCTCAGTACTACCAGCTGATTCGTCTTGGATTCGAG ggatatCGCAATGTGATGGATAATTGTCGTGAAAACATGATGGTTCTAAGACAAGGGTTAGAGAAGACAGGACGTTTCAACATAGTCTCTAAAGAAAACGGTGTTCCGTTAGTGGCGTTTTCTCTAAAAGACAGTAGCCGCCACGACGAGTTCGAAGTGGCCGACACCCTCCGTCGCTTCGGATGGATTGTCCCTGCCTACACGATGCCCGCAGATGCAGAACACGTCACCGTCCTTCGAGTCGTGATTCGAGAAGATTTCTCTCGAACCTTGGCCGAGAGATTGGTGGCAGACTTCGAGAAGGTGCTTCACGAGCTTGATACGCTTCCGGCAAGAGTTCAGGCCAAGATGGTTAACGGAAAAGCTAATGGTGTCAAGAAGACGGAAGAGGAAATGACGAGGGAAGTTACTGCTTATTGGAAGAAGTTTGTGGAGACAAAGAAGAGTAACAAGAACAGGATTTGCTAA